The genomic interval GCCGCGAAGGCGCTCATCGAGAAGTACGGCAACCTGCCGGCGGATCTCGCGGCGGCGCTCGGCGGGCTCGCGGAGATCCCGACCGACCTGAAGCCCTCGTACCCGATCGAGCGGCAGATGCAGGCTTTCTAGGACGCAAGCCCGCCGCCTCCCTCACTTCCAGGGATCGCTCTCGTCGATACGGCGCCGGCTCGCGAGATCGACCTCGAGCTCCTCGGTCTCGCCGGCGACGACGAACACGACCTTTCGGTACACGAGCTCGCCGTTCCTTTCGATGCGCAGTTCGTGGGCGCCCGCCGGGAGATCGAACGCCACGGGAGTGGGGAGCGGCACCGGGACGCCGTCCACGAGCACCTCGAGCCCGGGCGGCTCCGTCGTTATGGTGACGGTGCCGGGTCCCGAGTCGGCGCCGCCGTCTTTTGTGTCGTGGACCCGGGGCGCTTCCGGGGACTCCATGGCGAGCGCGAAGTGGATCCGCGAGACGCGATCCTTGCGGACGACGACCTCGCGCGTGACCGGCTTGCAGCCCACCCGAGTGACGATGAGCGTGTGCCTGCCCTGCGAGAGCTCGAACAGCACCGGGGTGGGGCCGTAGGGGACGCCGTCCGCGTGGACGGTGGCGCCCGCCGGATCGGTCGTGACCTTGACGACGCCGGCGACGGCCGGCGCGCACAACGCGTCCGCCGCGCACAGCGAGACGAGGGCGCAGGCCAAGGCGGCGGCGCTATGAGGTCGCAGCATCGCACGAGCTGCCCGCATGGCTCTACCTCCCCCAGATCCGGACGGTCTCGTCGCCGGATGAGGAAATGATCCCGCTTCCGTCCTTCAGGAACGTCGCGGAGTAGACGTTGGCCGTGCCGCCGTGGCGCAGGTCCTTGAGCAGCTTGAGCCCCTTCGCCCGCGGATCGGCGGACAGGATCCGCAGGTGCCCGTCGTACGACGACGCCGCGATCGCGTCGCCGCTCGGCGAGAAGCGCACCTTGTGGATGTTGTTGCCGAACTTCTCGTACACGGCGCGCACCGACGGAAGGGCGCGGTCCATGACGATGAGGCGGTTGCCGCCGATCGCCACGCGCGACATGTCGGGCGAGAAGTCCACAGAGCTCGAGTAGGTCGGCGCCTGGATCCGCCAGAGGATCTCGCCGGTGTGGAGATCGATGAGCTCGAGCGTATCCGACGGGTAGTACGTCGCGGCGAGGAAACGGTTGTCCGCCGAGAGCGCCCACCCGTCGAGCCGCGCCTCGAGCGGGACGCGGCGCACCTCCTCGAGGACCGGGCCCGCACCGCGCCGGAAGATCGTGAGCACCGAGGTCTGGGTCTCGATGTCCGACTCGGCGCAGAGGAGGAAGCGCCCGTCCGGCGACCACCGCATCTGCCAGGCCGGGCGATCGCTGAGCGCCGCCATCCGCTCGCCCGTCGTCGCGGAGTAGAGAGCGATCCCCTGGAGGTTTCCCACGACGAACGCCGGGCCGCGCTCGGGATCCGGCCAGAACGCGACGTCGCCCCGCTCGAACCCGCCGGCCGCGAAGCCCGAGGCCGGGTAGTTGCCCAGGAGCGCGCGGCTCTTGCGATCGTAGATCCGGATCGTCGCCTCCATGGCGCTCCTGACGAGGAGCAGCTTCTCGTCCGGGCTCGTGAGCGCAGTGTCGAGGTGCGAGTGGCCCACCGAGATCCGCGCCCTCTGCCGCCAGGAGCGGTACCGCTGCGGCGCCCCGGCTGGCGGGGTCGTCTCGAGCATGTCGAGGTCGGGCTCGAGGAAGATCCGGAGAGGCGGCTCCGAGAGCGCGGGCGGCGGCGGGTCCGGCGCGGGGGGCGGCGGGGGCAGTTCCGGCTGCGCGGGATCGGTGCGGGGCTCCGGGCGTTTCCGCAGATCCGCGGGATCGGCCGCGAGGTGCGCGACCACCGACTCGCGATCCGCGAGCGCCGGCTGATGGGTCGTCTCCGCCGCGCCGCAGCCGACAGCCAGTGCCGCGACGAAGGAGAGACCTAAGTGATGACGACGACGCATGCGCCTTCCACTTCGCTCGGAGTGTATCACGGCCCTTTGACCTTGCCCGCGGCGTCGATCGCGATCCGGAAGGGACGCCCCGATTCATCCACCTGGGAGCGCAGGATCGCCGTGAACCCGCCCGCCTCGGCCGTCAGGCGGACCGCGTCGACGGCGTCCTCCTCGATCGGCAGATCGCGCCTATCGACGATCAGGGCGCCGCCGGGTTCGAGCGACAACCGCATGAACGCGGGCGGGATGTACATGTGCGCCGTGAGCACGCCGGTGACGCCGCCCGACCGCGCGACGAGCTCCGCGCGGATCCACTCGCGGGTCCTCACCATCGTCTCGTCGCCGACGGGGACGCCGGCAGCGGAGACCGCGCGCAGGAACAGGCACTTGAAGAAGTGCTTGCGGTCCGGGCACAGATCGTGCGCCGCGACGGCGAAGCCCCCTCCGACGGGGTAGATCGCGTGCAGCTTGTGCGCCGAGGTGAGCGGCAGCTCGCGTGCCTCTCCGGCCGCGGCGCCGTCCTCCCCCAGCGGCTGCACGAACGCGGAGCTCCGGCCCGTGCTCCACGCCGCGAGCCCAGAGGACTCGCCCGTCGCCGTGATCGCGCCGGCGGGAGGCGCGGGGAAGATCGTCGGGGGCGACGCGGCGGGTGCGGGAGCGGCCGCGGGCGAGACCGGCTGCGCGGCGGGTGGCGCGGCGGGTGGCGCGAGGCCCTGGGCAGCGGGCGCGGGCCGCGGCGCCGGATCGGAGCACGCAGCGGCGACGGCTACGGCGGCGGCTGCGATGGCGATGGTCGTTCGCATGCTTCCCTTTCAGTCGGCGAGATAGACGCGCGTGAGCTCGCCGTCGCGCACGCGAACGGGGCGGGCCTTGGGCACCCGGAACTCCGCGACGCTCGGCGCGAACGTGAAGACGTACATGTCGTAGTCCCCCTCGACGATCCACTCCACCCAGGTCTGCCCGGGTGCGAGCGGGTTGCCCCGCAGGATCTCGGCGGACATGATCAGCTCCTCGGCCTTCTGCGCCTTCTGCTCGTCCGACCAGTTGGAGTGCTCGATCTGCTCGAGCATCGCCTGGGCCACGGGGTTCAGCAGGGCGACCCCGAGGATGTCGTTGCAGCCCGTGTTCGCGAGGCGCAGACCGTAGTCCTTGTTGGCGTACTCCACGTCCGTGGTCTTTCCCGGCTCGATCCGGACGCTGTCCCACACCGTGGGCTCCGCCTCCTCGGTGACGAGCTCGACGCGGTAGCGCCCGGCCGGCACGTCGAAGCGGATCGCGGCGAACCCGTTCACCCGGCCGATCTCGGGCGGCAGCTTGTCGATCTCGGCGCGCTCCAGGTTCTCGGGCGTGACGTAGATCCCCTTGATGCGCGCCGAGCCGGTGTTTCGGATCTCGAGCCGCCCGGAGGTGTTCATGACGTCGAGCACGCGCTCGAGCGGCGTGGCGTAGAACAGGTGCAGCGTCGGGCCGCCGTAGGAGAACGCGTTCACGCCGAGCACGCGGCCCCGCATGTCGACGAGCGGGCCGCCGCTCTGGCCGCCCGCGAGCGTCGCCGTGTGCTCGATGTGCGTCTGGGAGAAGGCGCGCGAGCCGGTGACGACCTCCTTGTCCGGGTTGGAGACGATGCCGTCCGTGATCGAGATGCCGAAGTAGTCCTTGGCCTGGGCGAGCCCCACGGCGAAGACCTGCACGCGGCGCCCCGCCTCCCGCGAGAGGCGCAGGCCTGGGAGCGCCTCGATGCCCGTGGCGGTCATCACCGCGATGTCGAGCACGTCGTCGGCGAACGTCACGCGGACGTCCCGGAGCGTCGTCGTCGTCGCCGGGCGGAGCCGGCCGTGGGACTCCGAGCGCGAGATCCGGATCTGGCCGTCGAGCGGATCGTCGATCCTGTAGCCGCGGATCACGTGCAGGCTCGTGACGAGGTGCTTCGCGCCGCCGCGCTCCACGACGAACGCGGTGCCGCGCGTGTGGCCGCACTTGTCGAACACGCCCCAGATCGAGCCGCTCACGTCGTCGAGCAGCTGCTCGGGCATCCGGTTCCACGCGCCGACGCTGAGCGCGCCGCACGCGGCGAGGAGGGCCGCGCAGGGGATCAGGAACGCAGCCGCCACCTGCGCCGCGCGCCTCGAGACCGCTCGCGTCCTGGATTTCATCGCACCAATCTAGCGCAAATCTCCTTAAAGGACGACCGTGCTTCAGCTGCGGGCGGCGAGGGCTCCGCGCAGCGCCTCTGCGTGCTCGCGATCGGCCGCCATCATCGCCTCGAAGAGCTTCCGCAGGTTCGGCGACCGGAAGTCGGCGACGGTGGACATGTGGAAGTGGGCGAACCGATCCTCGAGATCGACGGCCGTGCGCAGCGCGTCCGCGGGGCTCGGCGGGTTCCCCGCATGGCGGCGGCGCTCCTCCCGGACCGTTTCGACGAGCGCGGCGACGGTGTCGGCGCTCACGATCACCTTGCCGAGCTCCTCGCCGTAGCGCAGCGCGAGCTCGAACTGGTTCGCGTGGTTGTCCTCCTCGCGGGCGGTCTTCATCCACAGCTGCGCGAGCCCCCGATCCCCGGCGTGGGCGGCTGCGAGATCGCGGTAGAGCCCGCCCATCTCGCGCTCCATCTCGGCGCACAGCTGGAGCGCGCGCCGCGCGTCGTTTCCCTTTCTGATTTCTGCCATGGCCTCCCTAGATCCTTAGCACGATCGCGAAGCTCGGCGAGTAGAGCACGCCGAACGCCTTTTCGAAGATCAGCTCGACCCCGACCACGTCGAGCCGGATCTCCCACCAGTCGCCGAGGATGAAGGCGAGGCCCGTGCGCAGCGTCGTCGAGAACGAGGCGATCGGCTCGTCGCCGAGGTAATACCCGTCCGAAGTGTGCTTCGGAATGCTCTGCGCGAGGAGGCCCGGGAGGAAGGAGCTCGCCCAGTAGACGTGCGGCCCTTTCAACGGGACCAGGAAGCGCAGCTCGAGATAGAACGGCATGATCTCGCCGGTCAGCCGGTCGAGCGCCTCTTCCCGCGCCTCGTTGTAGTCGCTGGAGCTGCTGGGCATGTAATAGGAATGGTCCAACCCGCTGAACATGAACGGCCCCACCGTCAAACCGAGCTCCCACCAGAGCCGCGAAGACGGCATCTTTACTCCCAGGCTGAGACCGCCGCCGATCCCGATCCGCCGCATCCCGTACCGCTCGCCGTCGATGAAGGCCGAGCCGAGGCCGAACGAGTAGACTGCGCCGACGTAGAAATGCCCGACGTCGAAGCTCCCCGCCGGGCGGAGCTCCACCTGGACCATCCGCGTCCGCTTCGGCCAGACCTTCGTGCGCACGGTCTTCGACCAGTAGCCCGCGCCCTCGACCCGCACGCGGTGCTCTCCCGGCGCGACGATCCCCTCCCACGGCGCCTCGCCGACGCGCGCGCCGTCGACGTACACGGAGACGCCTCGCAGCTTCGTGTGCTCGTCCTCGAGCCAGACGATCAGCTTCGCCTCGTCCGGGCCGAGCGGTTGTGGAGCGGACGGAATCGCCGCCGGGGCGACGACCGGC from Pseudomonadota bacterium carries:
- a CDS encoding WD40 repeat domain-containing protein codes for the protein MRRRHHLGLSFVAALAVGCGAAETTHQPALADRESVVAHLAADPADLRKRPEPRTDPAQPELPPPPPAPDPPPPALSEPPLRIFLEPDLDMLETTPPAGAPQRYRSWRQRARISVGHSHLDTALTSPDEKLLLVRSAMEATIRIYDRKSRALLGNYPASGFAAGGFERGDVAFWPDPERGPAFVVGNLQGIALYSATTGERMAALSDRPAWQMRWSPDGRFLLCAESDIETQTSVLTIFRRGAGPVLEEVRRVPLEARLDGWALSADNRFLAATYYPSDTLELIDLHTGEILWRIQAPTYSSSVDFSPDMSRVAIGGNRLIVMDRALPSVRAVYEKFGNNIHKVRFSPSGDAIAASSYDGHLRILSADPRAKGLKLLKDLRHGGTANVYSATFLKDGSGIISSSGDETVRIWGR
- a CDS encoding PEGA domain-containing protein, which gives rise to MRAARAMLRPHSAAALACALVSLCAADALCAPAVAGVVKVTTDPAGATVHADGVPYGPTPVLFELSQGRHTLIVTRVGCKPVTREVVVRKDRVSRIHFALAMESPEAPRVHDTKDGGADSGPGTVTITTEPPGLEVLVDGVPVPLPTPVAFDLPAGAHELRIERNGELVYRKVVFVVAGETEELEVDLASRRRIDESDPWK
- a CDS encoding serine protease produces the protein MKSRTRAVSRRAAQVAAAFLIPCAALLAACGALSVGAWNRMPEQLLDDVSGSIWGVFDKCGHTRGTAFVVERGGAKHLVTSLHVIRGYRIDDPLDGQIRISRSESHGRLRPATTTTLRDVRVTFADDVLDIAVMTATGIEALPGLRLSREAGRRVQVFAVGLAQAKDYFGISITDGIVSNPDKEVVTGSRAFSQTHIEHTATLAGGQSGGPLVDMRGRVLGVNAFSYGGPTLHLFYATPLERVLDVMNTSGRLEIRNTGSARIKGIYVTPENLERAEIDKLPPEIGRVNGFAAIRFDVPAGRYRVELVTEEAEPTVWDSVRIEPGKTTDVEYANKDYGLRLANTGCNDILGVALLNPVAQAMLEQIEHSNWSDEQKAQKAEELIMSAEILRGNPLAPGQTWVEWIVEGDYDMYVFTFAPSVAEFRVPKARPVRVRDGELTRVYLAD
- a CDS encoding PEGA domain-containing protein, with amino-acid sequence PVVAPAAIPSAPQPLGPDEAKLIVWLEDEHTKLRGVSVYVDGARVGEAPWEGIVAPGEHRVRVEGAGYWSKTVRTKVWPKRTRMVQVELRPAGSFDVGHFYVGAVYSFGLGSAFIDGERYGMRRIGIGGGLSLGVKMPSSRLWWELGLTVGPFMFSGLDHSYYMPSSSSDYNEAREEALDRLTGEIMPFYLELRFLVPLKGPHVYWASSFLPGLLAQSIPKHTSDGYYLGDEPIASFSTTLRTGLAFILGDWWEIRLDVVGVELIFEKAFGVLYSPSFAIVLRI